TGCAATTCGCGCCCAGACCGGGGGTTTCGGCTTGTTCAATCACCTGGATGTTGATGACGTTGAATTCCGGATCCAGCGCTGCCATGGTTTTCACGTTGCTGGAATAACCTGCTTTGGAGGCAGTGAAGGTGTAGCCTTTCAATTCGCCGGTTTTTTCGTCTTTTGCCTCGTAATATTCGATGGAATCCGCTTCCGGCACGGCGATCTGTTTGAGTTCAAAGACGGCGCAGGGAATGAGGGTGGAACGCGCTTCATCGGCGGCTTTGGTTTGCAGTTCGTCGATGCGTGGCTTGGTGGCGGAATTCACAAACGCCAAAAGCGCTGTCGCCACCACGCAAAATGCCAGCAGGATGAGG
This portion of the Candidatus Cloacimonadota bacterium genome encodes:
- a CDS encoding RnfABCDGE type electron transport complex subunit G, giving the protein LILLAFCVVATALLAFVNSATKPRIDELQTKAADEARSTLIPCAVFELKQIAVPEADSIEYYEAKDEKTGELKGYTFTASKAGYSSNVKTMAALDPEFNVINIQVIEQAETPGLGANCTQESFAAKFKGLAPDELLVDKDGGKIVSLTGATITTRAIANSLRETVNLIKASLSAAPAEPEKEPKP